A genome region from Aphelocoma coerulescens isolate FSJ_1873_10779 chromosome Z unlocalized genomic scaffold, UR_Acoe_1.0 ChrZ, whole genome shotgun sequence includes the following:
- the LRRC70 gene encoding leucine-rich repeat-containing protein 70 codes for MSKKAKDRDMCVLQSSPPCPGAFLYIFNCFLLLLLQKEAFGCPSACQLCTGRQVSCRNAGLSSIPWNLPKTTILVYLSGNNISHVTPNGLRGLQKLAALYMDNSSILYVHPKAFMEVPKLCYLHLNNNNIKHLDPGIFEGLSSLHCLYLQNNQIAFLPRGLFSDLLSVRYLTLQRNRLSVLGSGTFLGMIRLQTLNLANNKISWISDSAFHHLENLAYLFLEGNNLTLVPSNAIGRLKNLERLSLSHNPIGSIQPFAFKGLNKLRYLSLKNVKLKCIAVNGFFGLNNLSQLILSYNDLENINSSTFTLLHNLMYLQLDRNKIATISNGTFKKMGQSLKVLSLAFNNITELQPEVLKPLVSLTHLQVSSNPWNCSCKMLGLLNWLASSLVSAKIHCQNPQSMRGRPLHYMKWARFSNCIGPTASLGSTLSLGSFGVRHSTTAVMMAWHKGNRHNTLEQFVSAETKYVTFWERTTATSSTPLPYEEYAVEIPSQATKLLSTLPVQIPAEMIPSNRTVEGEQLLTTDAAPVSLKTTLICTQQVEKLNQAFDILLAFFILACAVILFLTCKIIQFRQKLKVLENSGEKSIEYYGFYQPGRYNITDSVQSLTQKSVGHSELDQIRLLKRTASESQAQVILFEHSSL; via the coding sequence ATGAGTAAGAAGGCCAAAGACAGGGATATGTGTGTTCTGCAAAGTTCTCCACCCTGCCCAGGAGCATTCCTGTATAtatttaattgttttcttttgttgctgCTTCAGAAGGAGGCTTTTGGCTGTCCATCTGCTTGTCAGCTCTGCACAGGGAGACAAGTTAGCTGTCGTAATGCAGGGCTTTCAAGCATCCCTTGGAACCTTCCAAAAACAACAATTCTTGTTTACCTCAGTGGAAATAATATATCACATGTCACTCCAAATGGACTAAGAGGCCTTCAGAAGCTTGCTGCACTCTACATGGATAACTCCAGTATTTTGTATGTACACCCAAAAGCTTTTATGGAAGTTCCCAAACTGTGCTACTTGCATCTAAATAACAATAATATTAAACACCTGGATCCAGGAATCTTTGAAGGCCTTTCCAGTCTTCATTGTTTATACCTTCAGAACAATCAAATAGCTTTTCTTCCCAGAGGATTATTTAGTGATCTCCTTTCTGTTAGGTATTTAACACTTCAAAGAAATCGTCTCAGTGTCCTTGGAAGTGGGACTTTCTTGGGAATGATAAGACTCCAAACACTAAACCTAGCCAATAATAAGATTTCATGGATATCAGATTCAGCATTTCATCATCTTGAAAATCTTGCATATTTGTTTCTTGAAGGTAACAACTTAACACTTGTGCCATCAAATGCTATTGGAAGGCTCAAAAATCTTGAAAGACTTTCTTTGTCTCACAATCCCATTGGATCAATTCAGCCTTTTGCATTTAAGGGACTTAACAAGCTTAGATATCTGTCTTTGAAAAATGTCAAGCTAAAATGTATTGCTGTAAATGGATTTTTTGGATTAAACAACCTTAGCCAGCTAATCTTAAGTTATAATGATTTAGAAAATATAAATTCCAGCACTTTTACTTTATTGCACAATTTAATGTATCTACAGctagacagaaataaaatagcCACTATTAGCAATGGTACCTTTAAAAAAATGGGGCAGTCACTTAAAGTACTCAGTTTAGCATTTAATAATATCACAGAGTTACAACCTGAAGTGCTCAAGCCCTTAGTATCTTTAACTCATCTACAGGTAAGTTCTAATCCTtggaactgcagctgcaaaaTGCTTGGGTTACTTAATTGGCTAGCATCATCTCTTGTTTCTGCAAAAATCCACTGTCAGAATCCCCAGAGTATGCGTGGAAGACCTTTGCATTATATGAAATGGGCTCGGTTTTCAAACTGCATTGGCCCCACAGCCAGCTTGGGCTCTACCCTGAGTCTGGGATCCTTCGGGGTGCGTCACAGCACTACCGCTGTGATGATGGCTTGGCATAAAGGCAACAGGCACAACACACTGGAACAGTTTGTCAGTGCAGAAACTAAATATGTTACTTTCTGGGAAAGAACTACAGCTACATCTTCTACCCCATTGCCCTATGAGGAATATGCTGTTGAAATTCCATCACAGGCAACTAAACTATTGTCAACATTACCAGTGCAAATACCAGCAGAAATGATACCTTCTAATAGAACTGTAGAAGGAGAACAGTTACTTACAACAGATGCTGCTCCTGTATCATTAAAAACAACCCTGATTTGTACACAACAGGTTGAAAAGCTGAATCAAGCTTTTGACATTTTACTAGCCTTTTTCATCCTGGCTTGTGCTGTTATCCTGTTCTTAACCTGTAAAATTATTCAGTTTAGGCAGAAACTAAAGGTGCTGGAAAACTCAGGGGAAAAGAGTATAGAATATTATGGCTTTTATCAGCCTGGCAGATACAACATAACTGACTCAGTGCAGTCCCTAACTCAGAAATCAGTGGGACATTCAGAACTGGATCAAATAAGGCTGCTCAAGCGAACAGCATCAGAAAGTCAGGCACAGGTCATCTTGTTTGAACATTCATCACTGTAA